The genomic region TGCCGCCACCATGACCCGTACCGTTTCGGCATCGGGCCTTGATTGGGGCGTTCTGGCGGCTGCGGGTGTTTTAACCATCGTTCCGGGTGCCTTGGTGATCTGGTTCGTTCGCAACTACATCGCCAAAGGTTTCGCGATGGGTCGCGTGTAATCGGAAAACAGGAGGAATATCAAAATGGCATGGATGGCCTGGACCCCGATTACCGCCGCGTTCTTTGGCTGCATCTTCTTGATGCTGATCGGGATGGGAATTTGGCAGGCGGTTTCACCGACCGTTCCGCGGCGTGGCTTTTTGCCACTGACCACCACACGCGGTGATCGCCTGTTTATCAGCTTGCTTGGAGCCGCCTATATCCATCTTGGCTGGCTGGCATTTACCGATGCCGCCCTTTGGATCGGTTCCATCATCGCACTTGTCTGGCTCGTCATTGTGATGCGCTGGGGTTAACAACCAAAACGGTACCGCGTCCTACAGCGGTGCCGTTTTCGATCGAATTCATCACGGTGGGCTGTCCGTCTTCCCCCAGCGTCGATGACCGGGTTTACCGGATGAGCAATAAGGAAGACGACCAGGGAGAAAACGACATGATCGTTAAAGCCAAAGGTGCCAAAAGCGTTGTTAAAGGCAGCGCCGTTGCAGTCGCCCTTGGTCTTGCTGTGCTGGCGAACCCGGCCATGGCAGATCAATATACCGACGCGGCGAAAAAATGGATCGACAGCGAGTTCCAGCCGTCGAGCATCAGCAAAGACGCCCAGATGGCCGAACTGGAATGGTTCATCAAAGCAGCTGAACCGTTCCGCGGCATGGACATCAACGTGGTGTCTGAAACCATCACCACGCACGAATATGAGTCCAAGGTTCTGGCAAAGGCCTTCTCGGAAATCACCGGGATCAACCTGACCCATGACCTGATCGGCGAAGGCGATGTCATCGAAAAACTGCAGACCCAGATGCAGTCAAACCGCAACATCTATGACGCCTTCATCAATGACTCCGACCTCATCGGCACCCACGCGCGTTATGACGCCGTTGTGCCGCTGACCGACTGGATGGCGGGCGAAGGTGCGGACGTTACCTCTCCGACCCTGGATCTGGACGACTTCATCGGTCTGTCCTTCACCACCGGTCCCGATGGCAAGCTTTATCAGCTTCCTGACCAGCAGTTCGCGAACCTTTACTGGTTCCGTTATGACTGGTTCCAGCGTGAAGATCTGCAAAAGCAGTTCAAGGACAAGTACGGCTATGACCTGGGCGTTCCGGTCAACTGGTCGGCTTATCAGGACATCGCCGAATTCTTCACCAACGACGTTGGTGAAATCGATGGCCAGAAAGTCTATGGCCACATGGATTACGGCAAAAAAGACCCGTCACTGGGTTGGCGCTTCACCGATGCGTGGCTTTCCATGGCTGGCGCTGGCGACAAGGGCATCCCGAACGGCCTTCCGGTCGACGAATGGGGTATCCGTGTTGAAGGTTGCTCGCCTGCTGGTTCAAGTGTGACCCGTGGTGGTGCCGCAAACGGCCCGGCAGCGGTTTATGCCCTGACCAAATACATCGACTGGCTCAAGGCTTATGCCCCGCCAGAAGCAGCCGGCATGACCTTTGGTGAAGCTGGTCCGGTTCCGGCACAGGGCCAGATCGCACAGCAGATCTTCTGGTACACTGCCTTCACCGCCGACATGGCGAAAAAAGGTACCCCGGTTGTGAACGAAGACGGCACGCCGAAATGGCGTATGGCCCCGTCGCCGCATGGCCCGTACTGGGAAGAAGGCATGAAGCTTGGTTATCAGGACGTGGGTTCCTGGACTCTGATGAAGTCCACCCCGCTTGAGCGCCGCAAAGCTGCATGGCTTTATGCACAGTTCACCACGTCCAAAACCGTATCGCTGAAAAAGACCCTCACCGGCCTGACACCGATCCGTCAGTCTGACCTGGATACCCAGGAAATGACCGATATCGCGCCGAACTGGGGTGGTCTGGTCGAGTTCTATCGCTCGCCGGCCCGTGTTCAGTGGTCACCGACCGGTACCAACGTTCCGGATTATCCGAAACTGGCGCAGCTCTGGTGGCAGAACGTTGCCGAAGCTGTGACCGGCGAACGGACCCCGCAGGAAGCCATGGACAACCTTGCGACATCCATGGACCGTGTTCTGCAGCGTCTGGAGCGTGCTGGCATCGGTGGCGAATGTGCACCGAAGCTGAACGAAGAGCGTGATGCCCAGTACTGGTTCGACCAGCCGGGCGCACCGAAACCGCCGCTTGCCAACGAAAAACCGCAGGGTGAGACCGTCAAATATGACGATCTGATCGCGGAATGGCGTGCAGCCCAGTAATTCGGGCTACACTACTGGGGGTGTCGGGGGTGATTTTTTCACCCCCGACCGTCCCACCCGATTTTCCAATAGAATTCATATTTCCGACGCGTATTCCGTTAAGTCATAAAAACCCAAGAAGTCCGTAAAAAGGATGCACATTTCCCAAAAAGGGAATTGTCTGCCCAAAGAAAAAACAAAGGGCCAGACAGGGAGGAAACAGTGAATACCGCCATCAAAAAACGTCGCGCGGGCCTTGGCATTCAAGGTCGGCTAATGGCTTCTTTTGCCTTGATTCTGGTTCTGGCCGGGATTTCATCGGCCGTGTCGTGGGTATCTTTTGGCAGCAATCGCGATCTTGTCGCTGATATCACGACCAACAGCCTGCCCTCGATCATCCGTCAGATGGAACTGGCGACGAACGGTGTTGGCCTCGCCGCACAAGCCCCCGTGCTTGCAGCGTCACGGGATGCCGAAGAACTGGCAGCAACCGAGGCCCGTCTTGATCAACTTGTTGCCAATGCACGCGCCAGACTTCAGGAAATCACCGAAGCCAATCCGGATTCCATCATTATTGACCTTGCCGCCCGGAACGCCGGCGAAGGTGAAGGGTCAAACGCACCCGCGGTTGCCGATGGCACGGAGAACACTGGTGGCTCAGAAGCAAATGCGCAAACCACTGCGCCAGAGCGGGAACTTGTCGATGCCATTTCCATTCTAAGAGAGCATCTTGATAACATCGTCACCGGGCGTGAACACCTTCATGAACTGACCACCCGACGCCTTGAGATTGAAAAGCAGCGCGGTGATCTGACCCTTGATATGGTCTTTGCCTATAGCGACCTGTCAGAGTTCCTGAGCCCGTTGGTCGAGGTCGTTGATATTGACGTGGATCGCGGTATATCGCGCGTCGCCAATGGCAACACCGACGCAGCAGAAAAGCTTGGAGAAACAATTGGCTTTTCACAGCTGATCGCCGAAATCCGTGCCAATGTGAACCTTGCCTTTGGCATGCTGACCGCCGCCATCGCCGTGCCAGAGGGCGAGGCCATGGATGAAGTTCGTAGTCAATGGAGCTGGGCGGAGCTGCGCATTACCGATGCGCTTGAAGAACTGCCAGACAATGATGACGGAGAGCGTATCCGTGAACTAGCCAATGCCCTTCTCGCCTTTGGCAAAGGCAGCAACAGCGTCTTTGATCTGCGCGAGGCAGAATGGGACAACCAGTATGAAACTGAACAGACCCTTGATGCCACACTGGCAACTGCCGAGGCACTGTCACACGCCATCGCGTTGATGGTCGACACCAAGCGCACCGAGGTTGACGCCAACGCCAGCGAAGCCCTTTCAAAGGTCGAATGGGATCAACAGGTCATTGCGATCATCGGGATTTCTGTTCTGCTGATATCGCTTCTGATCATGCTGTTTTATGTGCGCGGCAACCTGATCAAGCGTCTTCTGCGCGTGATTGACGGGATGCGCAAGGTTGCCAACGGCGATCTTTCGACCGAAGTCAAGGATACCGGCCGGGATGAAATTGGCCGAATGGCCGAAATCCTCGGACAGTTCCGTGAAACCAGCCTTGCCGCACAACAGGCCGAAGAAAAAGTTGCCCGCGAACGCGAACAGGCTGAACACGAACGGCGGCGCGCAATGCTTGATCTGGCTGATGCGTTTGAAACGTCAATCCTGCAAGTCGCCCAGGACGTCGCGCACGAGGCAGAAAACATCCAGACCACATCAGATAAGGTCCGTGATCGGGCACAGGTGGCCTCGACCAATGCCACCGGTGTTGCTGGCGCGTCCGAGGAAATATCGATCAATATGGCATCGGTATCGGATGCCACACAGTCGCTTTCGGATCGGGTGCGCGATACCGGGCATCGGGCGCAAAAGTCGGTTGGTGCCGCCACCAGTGCGGTTGAAGCTGCCCAACGGACAAATGCCACCATGCATGAACTTGAAACCGGTGCGCAGGAAATCGGCGAGATCCTGAACCTTATTCAGGACATTGCAGCCCAGACCAATCTGTTGGCACTGAATGCAACGATTGAGGCCGCCCGCGCAGGTGAAGCAGGCAAAGGGTTTGCGGTTGTCGCACAGGAAGTCAAAAACCTTGCCAACCAGACCGGAACGGCCACCGACCGCATTGCCCAGCGCATCAACGAAATCCAGTCGACCACCGGGGTTGCCGTCAAGGCCATCGCCGAAATTCGAGACAGCATCACCGGCATCCATGAAACCGTGGGTGAAATGTCGGACGCTGTATCCGAGCAGCAGGAATTCGTTGCTGAAATCGCCAGCAACGTCGAACAATCCGCGACAGCTGCCAGCGAGATGAATGGCACGATTGCGCAGGTCAGCGCCGCAGCAGATGACAACCTTGCTGCGGTTGACGGCCTGCTTGATGCGACAGGTCGCCTTCGCAACCAGTCCGATGATCTGGGCAATCGGGTTCGTGACTTCCTGCGCACCATCCGTTCGGAACAGCCCCAAACGACATCCCGCAATCAACCAGAAGAAGTTGCCTCCCTGCGATGAAAGCAAACTGCCAGGACAGGCCATCAGGTCTGTTCTGGCACATTTTTTTCGCCCGCCTGGCACAGAAATGTTAGACAAGACACCATGAAAAACATCATCGCCCGTTCAGCAAAACCATCCTGTTTGAAAGCCACACGCGTTGGTGCTTTGGCACTTGCCACGGTGATTGCCTCGATGATTGCTCTGGGTGCAGTCCCGGCGTTGGCATCGTCGGCACTTGATGACGGCATCAAGGCCTATCGCCACGGGGAATTTGAAAAGTCGGCCGGCATTTTTTCATCGCTGGCAGACAACGGCGATGCCACCGCGCAATATCTTCTGTCCTGCCAGACCATCAATGGCGTTGGCGTCACTGCCAACGAAGATGCCGGCTGGACCCTG from Thalassospira sp. ER-Se-21-Dark harbors:
- a CDS encoding ABC transporter substrate-binding protein: MSNKEDDQGENDMIVKAKGAKSVVKGSAVAVALGLAVLANPAMADQYTDAAKKWIDSEFQPSSISKDAQMAELEWFIKAAEPFRGMDINVVSETITTHEYESKVLAKAFSEITGINLTHDLIGEGDVIEKLQTQMQSNRNIYDAFINDSDLIGTHARYDAVVPLTDWMAGEGADVTSPTLDLDDFIGLSFTTGPDGKLYQLPDQQFANLYWFRYDWFQREDLQKQFKDKYGYDLGVPVNWSAYQDIAEFFTNDVGEIDGQKVYGHMDYGKKDPSLGWRFTDAWLSMAGAGDKGIPNGLPVDEWGIRVEGCSPAGSSVTRGGAANGPAAVYALTKYIDWLKAYAPPEAAGMTFGEAGPVPAQGQIAQQIFWYTAFTADMAKKGTPVVNEDGTPKWRMAPSPHGPYWEEGMKLGYQDVGSWTLMKSTPLERRKAAWLYAQFTTSKTVSLKKTLTGLTPIRQSDLDTQEMTDIAPNWGGLVEFYRSPARVQWSPTGTNVPDYPKLAQLWWQNVAEAVTGERTPQEAMDNLATSMDRVLQRLERAGIGGECAPKLNEERDAQYWFDQPGAPKPPLANEKPQGETVKYDDLIAEWRAAQ
- a CDS encoding methyl-accepting chemotaxis protein; the encoded protein is MASFALILVLAGISSAVSWVSFGSNRDLVADITTNSLPSIIRQMELATNGVGLAAQAPVLAASRDAEELAATEARLDQLVANARARLQEITEANPDSIIIDLAARNAGEGEGSNAPAVADGTENTGGSEANAQTTAPERELVDAISILREHLDNIVTGREHLHELTTRRLEIEKQRGDLTLDMVFAYSDLSEFLSPLVEVVDIDVDRGISRVANGNTDAAEKLGETIGFSQLIAEIRANVNLAFGMLTAAIAVPEGEAMDEVRSQWSWAELRITDALEELPDNDDGERIRELANALLAFGKGSNSVFDLREAEWDNQYETEQTLDATLATAEALSHAIALMVDTKRTEVDANASEALSKVEWDQQVIAIIGISVLLISLLIMLFYVRGNLIKRLLRVIDGMRKVANGDLSTEVKDTGRDEIGRMAEILGQFRETSLAAQQAEEKVAREREQAEHERRRAMLDLADAFETSILQVAQDVAHEAENIQTTSDKVRDRAQVASTNATGVAGASEEISINMASVSDATQSLSDRVRDTGHRAQKSVGAATSAVEAAQRTNATMHELETGAQEIGEILNLIQDIAAQTNLLALNATIEAARAGEAGKGFAVVAQEVKNLANQTGTATDRIAQRINEIQSTTGVAVKAIAEIRDSITGIHETVGEMSDAVSEQQEFVAEIASNVEQSATAASEMNGTIAQVSAAADDNLAAVDGLLDATGRLRNQSDDLGNRVRDFLRTIRSEQPQTTSRNQPEEVASLR
- a CDS encoding DUF2160 domain-containing protein, whose protein sequence is MAWMAWTPITAAFFGCIFLMLIGMGIWQAVSPTVPRRGFLPLTTTRGDRLFISLLGAAYIHLGWLAFTDAALWIGSIIALVWLVIVMRWG